In Carya illinoinensis cultivar Pawnee chromosome 7, C.illinoinensisPawnee_v1, whole genome shotgun sequence, the following are encoded in one genomic region:
- the LOC122314799 gene encoding homeobox-leucine zipper protein HAT22-like, whose product MGFDDVCNTGLVLGLGLTASQEINTPSRAVVPKKPCSNFTTPNNFEPSLTLGLSGDSYNQIPKKIDVNKGCEESVDLYRQASPHSAVSSFSSGRVKRERDLSSEEVEAERVSSRVSDEDEDGPNARKKLRLTKEQSALLEESFKQHSTLNPKQKQALARQLSLRPRQVEVWFQNRRARTKLKQTEVDCEFLKKCCETLTDENRRLQKELQELKALKLSQPLYMHMPAATLTMCPSCERIGGVGENVGSKSSFSMAPKPHFYNPFNNPSAAC is encoded by the exons ATGGGTTTTGATGATGTTTGTAATACAGGCCTTGTTCTAGGGTTAGGCCTCACAGCATCACAAGAGATTAATACTCCATCAAGGGCAGTAGTACCGAAGAAACCTTGCTCCAACTTCACGACCCCAAATAATTTTGAGCCGTCCTTGACTTTGGGTCTTTCAGGTGATAGTTATAACCAAATCCCCAAAAAGATTGATGTGAACAAAGGCTGTGAAGAATCGGTAGATTTGTATCGACAAGCTTCCCCTCACAGCGCTGTTTCATCCTTCTCTAGTGGTAGGGTCAAGAGGGAGAGAGACCTTAGCAGTGAAGAAGTTGAGGCAGAGAGAGTCTCTTCAAGAGTCAGTGATGAAGACGAAGATGGTCCTAATGCAAGAAAGAAGCTTAGGCTCACCAAGGAACAGTCTGCTCTTTTGGAGGAAAGCTTCAAGCAACATAGCACTCTCAACCCT AAGCAAAAGCAAGCTTTAGCAAGGCAGTTAAGTCTGCGGCCTCGACAGGTTGAAGTTTGGTTCCAGAACAGGAGAGCcag GACAAAGCTTAAGCAAACTGAGGTAGACTGCGAGTTCCTGAAAAAGTGCTGCGAAACACTGACAGATGAAAATAGGAGGCTTCAGAAAGAACTGCAAGAACTCAAGGCACTGAAACTATCCCAACCTTTGTACATGCATATGCCGGCAGCCACCCTCACCATGTGCCCATCGTGCGAAAGGATTGGCGGTGTCGGCGAAAACGTCGGTTCCAAGAGCTCCTTCTCAATGGCTCCCAAGCCTCACTTCTACAATCCCTTCAACAATCCTTCTGCTGCTTGTTAG